Proteins encoded together in one Halalkaliarchaeum sp. AArc-CO window:
- a CDS encoding DUF373 family protein, translating into MTTLVCCVDRSNDIGRNTGVRMPVSGWEAVRSLVTEIGLVDPEDSTVNCLLEGLRIARDLRDEQEDSVVAVVSGGGDSMVNADRSIAAQLEELIERYDPDAAIVVVDSAQDERIIPIVESRIPVDGVSRVVVRQSRDIESTYYLLKQFLADEELRSTVLVPLGIALLLLPVLLLQFSPAVALAGLAGLLGAALLYKGMAIDEHVSHAPDRAREALYAGQVSIVTYVVAAGLALVGAFFGALSASELSGEARTIVPVMQFAYSSVPWLATAALTASTGRLLDEAIREEGIRTPYLNLPFVVVALGLVVRGFAGYFLEQEAILASFELLGVTIPALQRLAAFIIAGLIVSLLGVKIAADVGSDAFDDVLEPDGEERDSG; encoded by the coding sequence GTGACGACGCTCGTGTGCTGTGTGGATCGGTCGAACGACATCGGCCGGAACACCGGCGTCCGGATGCCGGTGTCGGGATGGGAGGCGGTTCGATCGCTCGTGACCGAGATCGGCCTCGTGGATCCCGAGGACTCGACGGTGAACTGTCTGCTCGAAGGGTTGCGTATTGCTCGGGATCTCCGGGACGAACAGGAAGACTCCGTCGTCGCCGTCGTCTCTGGCGGCGGGGACTCGATGGTGAATGCGGATCGATCGATCGCCGCACAGTTGGAGGAGTTGATCGAGCGGTACGATCCCGACGCCGCGATCGTCGTCGTCGACAGCGCACAGGACGAGCGGATCATCCCGATCGTCGAGAGTCGGATCCCGGTCGACGGGGTGTCGCGTGTCGTGGTCAGACAGAGCCGGGACATCGAATCGACCTACTACCTCCTCAAGCAGTTCCTCGCCGACGAGGAGCTCCGTTCGACCGTGCTGGTGCCGCTTGGGATCGCGCTGCTTCTGTTGCCGGTGTTGCTGTTGCAGTTTTCGCCGGCGGTCGCGCTTGCGGGACTCGCGGGACTGCTCGGCGCGGCGCTTTTGTACAAAGGGATGGCGATCGACGAGCACGTCTCCCACGCTCCGGACCGTGCCCGCGAGGCGCTGTACGCCGGCCAGGTGTCGATCGTCACCTACGTGGTCGCCGCCGGGCTCGCGCTCGTCGGTGCCTTTTTCGGGGCGCTGTCGGCCTCGGAGCTTTCGGGTGAAGCCCGGACGATCGTCCCGGTGATGCAGTTTGCCTACAGCAGCGTCCCGTGGCTCGCGACCGCCGCGTTGACCGCGAGCACCGGGCGGCTCCTCGATGAAGCGATCCGCGAGGAGGGGATTCGGACGCCGTATCTCAACCTCCCGTTCGTGGTAGTGGCGCTGGGGCTCGTCGTCCGCGGGTTCGCCGGCTACTTCCTCGAACAGGAGGCGATCCTCGCTTCGTTCGAACTGCTCGGCGTGACGATCCCGGCGCTCCAGCGGCTCGCGGCGTTTATTATCGCCGGCCTAATCGTGAGCCTGCTCGGCGTCAAAATCGCCGCCGACGTCGGCTCAGACGCGTTCGACGACGTGTTAGAACCGGACGGCGAGGAACGGGATTCTGGATAA
- a CDS encoding UbiA family prenyltransferase, which yields MVQQQPIVDDAAEHDQREWPHNDEKGSNEDQRWPSHNPNPSDEGPYVKYRGDSGVTIGEKFLATVRYSSLYLAFIASLQALISIWILSVPLNLAPAVIGLVTFAVYSTDRIADAESDVVAKPRQAEFARRHADVLYLVAALAYSVAVALSILGGPLALLITLLPGLFWLLYASDWIPESTTGFRRLKDVLFVNTAVVALAWAFTLTFLPLAFANAQFTPAAGFAFAYFFLGVVVSTEIPNVRDVREDTEIGVSTVPVVFGVRRTRHLLCGVGVVLLLLVGLAVQYGLIGVPLGIGLAVGTAYSLVLSGAVGHTDRYNRLTVAVESQYVVAAVIAVVATIL from the coding sequence ATGGTTCAACAACAGCCGATCGTCGACGACGCAGCCGAACACGACCAGCGTGAGTGGCCGCACAACGACGAGAAGGGGTCGAACGAAGACCAGAGATGGCCGAGCCACAATCCGAACCCGTCGGACGAGGGCCCGTACGTTAAGTACAGGGGTGATTCCGGGGTTACGATCGGGGAGAAGTTCCTCGCGACGGTGCGGTACAGTTCGCTGTATCTGGCTTTCATCGCCTCGCTACAGGCACTGATTTCGATCTGGATACTGTCCGTTCCGCTCAACCTTGCTCCGGCCGTGATCGGGCTGGTTACCTTCGCCGTCTACTCGACCGACAGAATCGCCGACGCCGAAAGCGACGTCGTGGCGAAACCTCGACAGGCCGAGTTCGCACGGCGCCACGCCGACGTGTTGTACCTCGTAGCCGCTCTGGCGTACAGCGTGGCAGTTGCGCTGTCGATTCTCGGCGGGCCACTGGCGCTTTTGATTACATTGCTTCCAGGCCTGTTCTGGCTCCTGTACGCGTCCGACTGGATTCCCGAGTCAACAACCGGGTTCAGACGCCTGAAGGACGTCCTGTTCGTGAACACGGCGGTCGTGGCGCTTGCGTGGGCGTTTACGCTCACGTTTCTCCCACTGGCGTTCGCGAACGCCCAGTTCACTCCGGCGGCCGGGTTCGCGTTCGCGTACTTCTTTTTGGGTGTTGTCGTCAGTACGGAGATACCGAACGTTCGCGACGTCCGCGAGGACACTGAGATCGGCGTGTCGACAGTCCCCGTCGTCTTCGGGGTGCGCCGAACCCGACACCTGCTCTGTGGCGTCGGTGTCGTTCTGCTACTGCTTGTCGGGCTGGCTGTGCAGTACGGTCTCATCGGCGTGCCGTTGGGAATCGGTCTCGCCGTAGGTACGGCGTACTCGCTCGTGTTGTCCGGAGCCGTGGGACACACCGACCGGTACAATCGTCTCACTGTCGCCGTCGAATCACAGTACGTCGTCGCCGCCGTCATCGCAGTCGTCGCAACGATCCTTTGA
- a CDS encoding histidine kinase N-terminal 7TM domain-containing protein, which translates to MFSFPVIPLLFASVIVGMTAALLAWRERYEPGSIPLFVLLVGQIWWSVSLLFQLQATTVSAKAFWVNMSWVGVVAIPVAWLFFALEYTGRDQYVRTRYVGLVSVVPLATVWLAMTSQFHDLLYLEMTLVESAGTVRINYVAGPWYWIIAGYTYFLGVLGSIPLLELVWSETTEFRGQSSAVLIGTVVPWLTSVLYVAGVLPTGGVDPTPIAFAVSGVAYLGGLTRFRLFGTNPSPNRHAPELLFEEMSQGAVVVDSNDYVVELNEEAARILGVERSAAAGGSGTEIVPEYHRLPEDGELSGYLTIERDDGTRKYDVTVSEITNAYDRVIGRVISLHDVTDYLRQQQRLEVLNRVLRHNIRTETNVIAGYAGLLTDEHDSKEARVIERRADRLEEIGEKGREILELFENGEKADPVPVEGLLEECLAEVREAHPHVTIEVDGSADGAFVSGVLEVVCKNLLENAAEHNLSDDPWAEITVGRDGDHVMVTVADNGPGIDEYERKVLERGTETKLEHGSGLGLWLVKWGTEIAGGRVEFAENEPTGAIVTVEVPAEPAPEPDRLSRFPARALEGTAASGITSTQSLFGSASGRRRSTRSRNS; encoded by the coding sequence GTGTTTAGCTTTCCCGTCATACCGCTGCTGTTTGCTTCGGTCATCGTCGGGATGACCGCGGCGCTTTTGGCCTGGCGCGAGCGGTACGAACCGGGATCGATTCCGTTGTTCGTGCTGCTCGTCGGCCAGATCTGGTGGTCTGTCTCGCTTCTCTTTCAGTTGCAGGCAACGACGGTGTCGGCGAAAGCGTTCTGGGTGAATATGTCGTGGGTCGGCGTCGTCGCGATTCCCGTCGCGTGGCTGTTTTTCGCCCTCGAATACACCGGACGGGACCAGTACGTTCGCACGCGTTACGTCGGATTGGTGTCCGTCGTACCGCTCGCGACGGTCTGGCTGGCCATGACCAGTCAGTTCCACGATCTCCTGTATCTGGAGATGACACTCGTCGAATCGGCGGGAACAGTGCGGATCAACTACGTCGCCGGGCCCTGGTACTGGATAATTGCGGGCTACACGTACTTTCTGGGCGTGCTCGGGAGCATCCCCCTCCTCGAACTCGTCTGGAGCGAAACGACCGAGTTCCGCGGACAGAGTAGTGCCGTGCTGATCGGGACCGTGGTTCCATGGCTGACTAGCGTCCTGTACGTGGCCGGCGTTCTCCCGACCGGCGGCGTCGATCCGACGCCGATTGCCTTCGCCGTCTCCGGGGTAGCGTATCTCGGCGGACTCACTCGGTTCCGGTTGTTCGGAACCAACCCGTCGCCGAACCGCCACGCGCCGGAGTTGCTGTTCGAGGAAATGTCACAGGGTGCCGTCGTCGTCGACAGCAACGATTACGTCGTGGAGCTCAACGAGGAGGCTGCACGGATTCTCGGAGTGGAGCGATCGGCGGCGGCTGGGGGGTCGGGAACCGAGATCGTCCCGGAGTATCACAGGCTACCGGAGGACGGAGAGCTGTCAGGATATCTGACCATCGAACGTGACGACGGGACTCGGAAGTACGACGTCACAGTAAGCGAGATAACCAACGCCTACGATCGAGTCATCGGTCGGGTGATCTCGCTGCACGACGTCACCGACTACCTCCGCCAGCAGCAGCGGCTGGAGGTACTCAACCGCGTGTTGCGCCACAACATCCGGACGGAGACGAACGTCATCGCCGGCTACGCCGGCCTGCTCACCGACGAACACGATTCCAAGGAAGCACGAGTCATTGAACGGCGCGCTGATCGACTCGAGGAAATCGGCGAGAAGGGTCGGGAGATCCTGGAACTGTTCGAGAACGGCGAAAAGGCGGATCCGGTGCCGGTGGAGGGCCTCCTCGAGGAGTGTCTGGCCGAGGTGAGGGAGGCACATCCGCACGTCACTATCGAGGTCGACGGATCGGCAGACGGTGCCTTCGTCTCGGGCGTCCTGGAGGTCGTCTGTAAGAACCTCCTCGAGAACGCCGCGGAGCACAACCTCAGCGACGATCCGTGGGCAGAAATCACCGTCGGGCGTGACGGCGACCACGTCATGGTCACGGTCGCGGATAACGGTCCCGGGATCGACGAGTACGAACGCAAGGTGCTCGAGCGGGGAACCGAAACCAAACTGGAGCACGGCAGTGGTCTCGGCCTGTGGCTGGTCAAGTGGGGGACCGAGATCGCCGGGGGCCGCGTCGAGTTCGCGGAGAACGAGCCTACCGGGGCGATCGTGACCGTCGAAGTCCCCGCCGAACCGGCGCCGGAACCGGATCGCCTCTCCCGGTTCCCGGCCCGAGCGCTGGAGGGGACCGCTGCCTCCGGGATCACCTCGACACAGTCGCTTTTCGGCTCCGCAAGCGGTCGGAGGCGGTCGACCCGATCGCGGAATTCCTGA
- a CDS encoding deoxyhypusine synthase, translated as MDDDDTREHVVPGSDEEPDTPDVRGYDFRGEFDLGALLDAYATTGFQATHLAEAVDIAERMQEVDATVYLTFTSNIVSSGLRETVAALVREGYVDVIITTSGSLAEDVIKTAKPFKMGEWDADEAALRERGINRLGNIYVPSDRYVWLEEYLYDFFDDFFAEESTRTPTAFARELGETLDDEDSVLKQAAANDVPVYCPALTDSEIGNFLYYYRQGHEDDVDIAIMDDYDSLIEDGMLADTTGLIAVGGGVPKHHAIMTNLFRGGADYVVYISTGMEGDGSLSGATPEEAVSWGKIKENETNYTQVEAEATLVFPLLVAAAFEM; from the coding sequence ATGGACGACGACGACACCCGCGAACACGTCGTGCCCGGGTCCGACGAGGAACCCGACACGCCGGACGTTCGCGGTTACGACTTCCGCGGCGAGTTCGACCTCGGGGCACTGCTCGACGCGTACGCCACGACGGGCTTCCAGGCGACCCATCTGGCGGAGGCAGTCGACATCGCAGAACGGATGCAGGAGGTAGACGCGACCGTCTACCTCACGTTCACCTCCAACATCGTCTCCTCGGGCCTCCGGGAGACGGTGGCAGCGCTGGTCCGCGAGGGGTACGTCGACGTGATCATCACTACCTCTGGATCGCTCGCCGAGGACGTCATCAAGACCGCGAAACCGTTCAAGATGGGCGAGTGGGACGCAGACGAGGCGGCGCTTCGGGAACGGGGAATCAACCGGCTCGGGAACATCTACGTTCCCTCGGACCGGTACGTCTGGCTCGAGGAGTATCTCTACGACTTCTTCGACGACTTCTTCGCCGAGGAATCGACCAGGACGCCGACGGCGTTCGCCCGCGAGCTCGGGGAGACGCTCGACGACGAGGATTCGGTGCTCAAGCAGGCTGCCGCCAACGACGTCCCGGTGTACTGTCCGGCCCTCACCGACTCGGAGATCGGGAACTTCCTGTACTACTATCGACAGGGGCACGAGGACGACGTCGACATCGCGATCATGGACGACTACGACTCCCTGATCGAGGACGGAATGCTCGCGGACACGACGGGCCTGATCGCGGTAGGCGGCGGCGTCCCGAAACACCACGCGATCATGACCAACCTGTTCCGGGGTGGGGCCGACTACGTCGTTTACATCTCGACGGGGATGGAGGGAGACGGTTCGCTTTCGGGTGCGACGCCCGAGGAGGCGGTCTCGTGGGGGAAGATCAAGGAAAACGAGACCAACTACACGCAGGTTGAGGCGGAGGCGACGCTCGTGTTCCCGCTTCTGGTTGCCGCCGCCTTCGAGATGTAA
- a CDS encoding Hsp20/alpha crystallin family protein: protein MALPTNAPSSWLQGTDFPSRLFETGSDDYELYEEDGEFVLTVEMPGFDPEEITASWDDGMLNISAEHEDDDRGRRKTYHRRFRFPKTVQDEEIHASYNNGILEVRLPVETGATVQGREIEIES from the coding sequence ATGGCACTTCCGACCAACGCACCCAGTTCCTGGCTGCAAGGTACCGACTTCCCGAGTAGACTGTTCGAGACCGGCAGCGACGACTACGAACTGTACGAGGAGGACGGCGAGTTCGTGTTGACCGTCGAGATGCCCGGGTTCGACCCCGAGGAGATCACCGCCTCGTGGGACGACGGGATGTTGAACATCTCCGCCGAACACGAGGACGACGATCGCGGTCGCCGGAAGACCTATCACCGACGGTTCCGGTTCCCGAAGACCGTCCAGGACGAGGAGATCCACGCCAGCTACAACAACGGCATCCTCGAGGTGCGTCTTCCTGTCGAAACCGGCGCGACGGTCCAGGGCCGGGAGATCGAGATCGAGAGCTGA
- a CDS encoding Na(+)/H(+) antiporter subunit D, translated as MNELLAAIPPFLPVAIAAVLAVVLPRHAGHAVGMLAALFVLGQSLVMPATTPATVQFLGFETVPIFVDQFTRLYGVVIGFLAAAAVAYSWGSDAARVQTGFALAYVSSTLGMVFAGDWLTLVFFWELMAVTSTLLVWHYGGEAVRAGYRYAIAHGIGGTLLLGAVTLHYARVGSFLFEASTGIAGSLGTLPSVAALPTLLAALGIGVNCAFIGLHTWLPDTYPRPHVAASVFLSVFTTKTAVYAMYRAFPEGGLWLAYLGGAMAVYGVFFALLQYDPRRLLSYHIQAQVGYMLAGIGLASLGGDLGNFAVAGGMAHAFNNVLYKSLLFMAVGVVIYRTGINDIRKLGGLWKVMPVTFVVYVIGAASITAVPGFTGFISKGMVIDAAHEVSNVPLFLGEDLLWWLLIVGGVGTFMSFIKLGWYIFFHNAPEIRPKDSTVGQTVGMVAVAGLCVYFGIFYGSLFELLPFAETWDTSPYSTGHLIEGFALLVAGFVGFFTLKGPLARISHLPDMERVINPAVFYTGRGFVWGVTELWAAVDRLVMDAAATLKQVGTHPEAAVRRVAGISEGEDVYLRADIGRSVIFLTLLTAAALAALLL; from the coding sequence ATGAACGAGCTACTCGCCGCGATCCCGCCGTTCCTTCCGGTCGCGATCGCCGCCGTGCTTGCGGTCGTGTTGCCGCGTCACGCCGGCCACGCGGTCGGAATGCTCGCCGCGCTGTTCGTGCTCGGACAGTCGCTCGTGATGCCGGCGACGACCCCTGCGACCGTGCAGTTCCTGGGCTTCGAAACGGTACCGATCTTCGTCGACCAGTTCACGCGGCTGTACGGGGTGGTGATCGGCTTCCTCGCGGCTGCCGCCGTCGCGTACTCGTGGGGCAGCGACGCCGCGCGCGTCCAGACAGGCTTTGCACTCGCGTACGTCTCCAGTACACTGGGGATGGTGTTCGCCGGCGACTGGCTCACCCTGGTGTTCTTCTGGGAACTGATGGCCGTCACGTCGACGCTTCTGGTGTGGCACTACGGCGGCGAGGCCGTCCGGGCGGGTTACCGCTACGCCATCGCCCACGGGATCGGCGGCACGCTCCTCCTGGGCGCGGTGACGCTCCATTACGCCCGGGTGGGGTCGTTCCTCTTCGAGGCCAGCACCGGAATCGCGGGGAGCCTCGGGACGCTGCCGTCGGTCGCGGCGCTGCCGACGCTTTTGGCGGCGCTGGGGATCGGCGTCAACTGCGCGTTCATCGGGCTGCACACCTGGCTGCCCGACACCTATCCGCGGCCCCACGTCGCGGCGTCGGTGTTCCTGTCGGTGTTCACCACCAAGACCGCCGTCTACGCCATGTACCGGGCGTTCCCGGAGGGCGGCCTCTGGCTTGCGTATCTCGGCGGTGCGATGGCCGTCTACGGGGTCTTCTTCGCGCTGCTGCAGTACGACCCCCGGCGGCTGCTCTCGTATCACATCCAGGCCCAGGTTGGGTACATGCTCGCGGGAATCGGCCTCGCGTCGCTCGGCGGCGATCTCGGCAACTTCGCGGTCGCCGGCGGGATGGCACACGCGTTCAACAACGTGCTGTACAAGAGCCTGCTGTTCATGGCCGTCGGCGTCGTGATCTACCGGACCGGGATCAACGACATCCGGAAGCTCGGCGGGCTCTGGAAGGTGATGCCCGTCACCTTCGTCGTCTACGTGATCGGGGCCGCATCGATTACCGCAGTCCCCGGATTCACTGGCTTTATTTCGAAAGGGATGGTGATCGACGCCGCCCACGAGGTGAGCAACGTACCGCTGTTCCTGGGTGAGGACCTGCTGTGGTGGCTGCTGATCGTCGGCGGCGTCGGCACGTTCATGTCCTTCATCAAGCTCGGCTGGTACATCTTCTTCCACAACGCGCCGGAGATCCGTCCGAAGGATTCGACTGTCGGCCAGACAGTCGGGATGGTTGCAGTCGCCGGCCTGTGTGTCTACTTCGGGATCTTCTACGGCTCGCTGTTCGAGCTGCTGCCGTTCGCCGAGACCTGGGACACCTCGCCGTACAGCACGGGCCACCTGATCGAAGGGTTCGCGCTGCTCGTGGCCGGCTTCGTCGGCTTCTTCACGCTGAAGGGGCCGCTCGCCCGGATCTCGCACCTGCCGGACATGGAGCGAGTGATCAATCCGGCGGTGTTTTACACCGGCCGGGGCTTCGTCTGGGGCGTCACCGAACTGTGGGCGGCCGTCGACCGACTGGTGATGGACGCGGCTGCGACGCTGAAGCAGGTCGGCACGCATCCGGAGGCGGCAGTCCGGCGCGTCGCCGGGATTTCCGAGGGCGAGGACGTCTACCTGCGGGCCGACATCGGCCGGAGCGTGATCTTCCTCACGCTGCTTACGGCGGCGGCGCTGGCGGCGCTGCTGTTGTGA
- a CDS encoding cation:proton antiporter, whose amino-acid sequence MEVFDYRPLAAVLVSLVGTAAIVALHRRPNYREGATMLTALAKFGIVASMLPAVLAGTTFVWSFGTFVPGVEFALRADPLGMLFAFLASGLWIITSLYSIGYMRGLDEHGQTRYFASFAVSLSATMGIAFASNLVTIFVFYELLSVATYPLVAHDEDDRARSAGRKYIAYTFFGGGVLVLAGTVLTFWLTGTTDFTAGGIPMLAEVAAADPWLAKLTFVLLAVGFGVKAGLMPLHQWLPEAMVAPTPVSGLLHAVAVVKSGAFGVARVTLDVFGPELAFDLGMGLALSVLAAFTLTAASLIAIRKDHLKQRLAYSTVSQLSYIVLGLGLFGWYGLIGALLHIPAHAFMKLTLFFCAGAIHVETHTDYISQMAGIGKRMPVTLGAFAVTAAGMAGMPLLAGFVSKYYMLIGAAELGGVFLYLAGALLVSGVLNVVYFWPVVYTAFFEAEDDHDAKPLVDAPMGGERRSLLAATDGGRPPEDGEGTAEDDDVDIPDAEGDDGVIQPDFSPGDRDYSEPAPTVDTGDYAVDQYPSDHLEDDHDERGIDHDDHHDTEDHDDHHHGGPPTGGWRRLSAREALAGRETTWFMLGPILAAALGAVLLGIVPYRMVFLGLIELIVENAGVMP is encoded by the coding sequence ATGGAGGTATTCGACTACCGACCACTGGCTGCGGTTCTGGTCTCGCTCGTCGGCACGGCCGCCATCGTGGCGCTGCACCGCCGACCGAACTACCGCGAGGGTGCGACGATGCTCACGGCGCTCGCGAAGTTCGGCATCGTCGCGAGCATGCTGCCGGCCGTCCTCGCGGGCACGACGTTCGTCTGGTCGTTCGGGACGTTCGTCCCCGGCGTCGAGTTCGCGCTCCGTGCGGATCCGCTGGGGATGCTGTTCGCGTTCCTCGCCAGCGGCCTGTGGATCATCACGTCGCTGTACAGCATCGGCTACATGCGCGGGCTCGACGAACACGGACAGACGCGGTACTTCGCCTCGTTCGCCGTCTCGCTGTCGGCGACGATGGGGATCGCGTTCGCGTCGAACCTCGTGACGATCTTCGTCTTCTACGAACTGCTGTCGGTGGCGACGTACCCGCTGGTCGCCCACGACGAGGACGACCGCGCCCGGTCGGCCGGTCGGAAGTACATCGCCTACACGTTCTTCGGCGGGGGCGTACTCGTGCTCGCCGGGACGGTGCTGACGTTCTGGCTCACCGGCACGACCGACTTCACCGCCGGCGGGATCCCGATGCTCGCGGAGGTCGCCGCCGCCGATCCGTGGCTCGCGAAGCTGACGTTCGTGCTGCTGGCGGTCGGGTTCGGCGTGAAGGCCGGCCTGATGCCGCTCCACCAGTGGCTTCCCGAGGCGATGGTCGCGCCGACTCCGGTGTCGGGGCTGTTGCACGCGGTGGCGGTCGTCAAATCCGGCGCGTTCGGCGTCGCACGCGTGACGCTGGACGTCTTCGGCCCGGAGCTTGCGTTCGATCTCGGGATGGGACTGGCGCTGTCGGTGCTGGCGGCGTTCACGCTGACGGCGGCGTCGCTGATCGCGATCCGGAAGGACCACCTCAAACAGCGGCTCGCCTACTCGACGGTGTCACAGCTGTCGTACATCGTGCTCGGGCTGGGGCTGTTCGGCTGGTACGGGCTGATCGGCGCGCTGTTGCACATCCCCGCCCACGCGTTCATGAAACTCACCCTGTTCTTCTGTGCGGGGGCGATCCACGTCGAGACCCACACGGATTACATCTCCCAGATGGCCGGCATCGGGAAGCGGATGCCGGTGACGCTTGGAGCCTTCGCGGTGACGGCTGCGGGGATGGCGGGGATGCCGCTTTTGGCCGGCTTCGTCTCGAAGTACTACATGCTCATCGGCGCGGCGGAACTCGGCGGGGTGTTCCTGTACCTTGCGGGCGCCCTGCTCGTCTCCGGCGTGCTCAACGTCGTCTACTTCTGGCCGGTCGTCTACACCGCCTTCTTCGAGGCGGAGGACGACCACGACGCAAAACCGCTGGTCGATGCCCCCATGGGCGGCGAGCGTCGCTCCCTACTGGCGGCGACCGACGGCGGCCGTCCCCCGGAGGACGGCGAGGGGACCGCCGAGGACGACGACGTCGACATTCCCGACGCCGAAGGGGACGACGGCGTGATCCAGCCGGACTTCTCGCCGGGCGACCGGGACTACTCGGAGCCCGCCCCAACCGTCGACACCGGCGACTATGCCGTCGACCAGTATCCGAGCGATCACCTCGAAGACGATCACGACGAACGTGGAATCGATCACGACGATCACCACGACACAGAGGACCACGACGATCACCACCACGGCGGCCCGCCGACGGGCGGCTGGCGGCGGCTCTCGGCCCGCGAGGCGCTTGCGGGTCGTGAGACGACCTGGTTCATGCTCGGGCCGATCCTGGCGGCCGCGCTGGGTGCGGTGCTGCTCGGGATCGTCCCCTACCGGATGGTGTTCCTCGGGCTCATCGAACTCATCGTCGAGAACGCGGGGGTGATGCCATGA
- a CDS encoding monovalent cation/H+ antiporter subunit D family protein, whose translation MTDVLLPLLVAIPILAAVLPLAFGLRFENVGWPVAAATTLVVLVVAGGAAREVFTDGPLYHELGGFPRPIGIELVGDELSTLVVLLVALVSFAVVLYARTAGPRGNPFYSGYLLLVGGLMGVSLTGDLFNMFVFLEIVGLTTYALVAADRSGEAAYAALKYLFIGTVGASLYLIGVGYAFLATGTLNMIDLQTALADVGYTDTLVQAAFGFIVAGFAIKIALFPVHTWQPDAYQHAPDSVSALISALVSTVAAYALIRVVYTVFTVDFLAANPAITDGVLFLATVSILAGSVLAVSQSEIKRMLAYSSVAQFGMIAAAVLIANDTALTGAIIHLVGHGLMKGALFMGAGVLAAAYGVRTLREYAGLSARAPYTAGAISVLGLALVGIPPSIGFLGKWYIALGAIKGGHWLVAGVVFLSTLLTLAYVARLLEKFYFTPAGVEHLGGVDPIGSGRPATDGGSHAEGDGSDPAPEGGHDEHVPPAVPVPVSRRAGVSAVMVLLVVLAAVGVVALGFGSSVFESLIDPFVGRVL comes from the coding sequence ATGACTGACGTGTTGCTCCCACTGCTGGTCGCGATCCCGATCCTGGCCGCGGTGCTCCCGCTCGCGTTCGGCCTCCGGTTCGAGAACGTCGGCTGGCCGGTCGCTGCAGCAACGACGCTCGTCGTTCTCGTCGTCGCCGGCGGTGCTGCCCGCGAGGTGTTCACCGACGGTCCGCTGTACCACGAACTCGGCGGGTTCCCTCGGCCGATCGGGATCGAACTCGTCGGCGACGAACTGTCGACGCTGGTCGTACTCCTCGTCGCGCTGGTGTCGTTCGCGGTCGTGCTGTACGCCCGAACCGCCGGCCCGCGGGGGAACCCGTTCTACAGCGGCTACCTCCTCCTGGTCGGCGGCCTGATGGGCGTCTCGCTGACGGGCGACCTGTTCAACATGTTCGTGTTCCTAGAAATTGTCGGGCTGACGACGTACGCGCTCGTCGCAGCCGACCGTTCGGGCGAGGCCGCCTACGCCGCGCTCAAGTACCTGTTCATCGGGACGGTCGGCGCGTCGCTGTACCTCATCGGCGTCGGCTACGCCTTCCTCGCGACCGGGACGCTGAACATGATCGACCTGCAGACGGCGCTTGCCGACGTCGGCTACACCGACACGCTGGTGCAGGCGGCGTTCGGGTTCATCGTCGCGGGTTTCGCGATCAAGATCGCGCTGTTCCCGGTCCACACCTGGCAGCCGGACGCCTACCAGCACGCCCCAGACAGCGTGAGCGCGCTGATCTCGGCGCTGGTGTCGACGGTCGCCGCCTACGCTTTGATCCGGGTCGTGTACACGGTGTTCACCGTCGACTTCCTCGCGGCCAACCCCGCGATCACCGACGGCGTGTTGTTCCTGGCGACAGTGAGCATTCTCGCAGGGTCGGTGCTTGCGGTCTCCCAGTCCGAGATCAAACGGATGCTCGCGTACTCGTCGGTCGCCCAGTTCGGGATGATCGCCGCTGCGGTGCTGATCGCGAACGACACCGCCCTCACGGGGGCGATCATCCACCTCGTGGGCCACGGCCTGATGAAGGGGGCGCTGTTCATGGGTGCCGGCGTGCTCGCGGCGGCCTACGGCGTCCGGACCCTTCGCGAGTACGCAGGCCTCTCCGCCAGGGCCCCGTACACGGCCGGGGCGATCTCCGTGCTGGGGCTTGCGCTCGTGGGGATCCCGCCGTCGATCGGCTTCCTCGGCAAGTGGTACATCGCACTGGGGGCGATCAAGGGGGGACACTGGCTCGTTGCCGGCGTCGTCTTCCTGTCGACGCTTTTGACCCTGGCGTACGTCGCCCGGCTGCTCGAGAAGTTCTACTTCACCCCGGCCGGCGTCGAACACCTCGGCGGGGTCGACCCGATCGGGTCGGGGAGGCCGGCGACCGACGGCGGTTCCCACGCCGAAGGGGACGGTTCGGATCCCGCCCCCGAGGGCGGACACGACGAGCACGTCCCGCCGGCGGTTCCGGTCCCGGTGAGCCGGCGCGCTGGCGTCTCCGCCGTGATGGTCCTGCTTGTCGTCCTGGCCGCGGTCGGGGTTGTCGCGCTCGGCTTCGGGAGTAGCGTCTTCGAGTCGCTGATCGACCCGTTCGTCGGGAGGGTTCTGTAA